A stretch of the Lolium perenne isolate Kyuss_39 chromosome 3, Kyuss_2.0, whole genome shotgun sequence genome encodes the following:
- the LOC139838216 gene encoding uncharacterized protein yields the protein MDEEGKFSNPSSDKDQEEVVSNQNSDTDEELYARTDITETRKMFAHTADIEVVYTDDTHKVAEIIDKYEQWLMKEKYKFVGLDFEYCDPEYKGDHRIAVVQLSMNNHVLVYQWSSSLKWCPKLMDFLRSGVHFASVDIRNDKIAIERSWNIEIPAECHIDLQDLFKLDRDRTGMADMAASLIDSSYKVMKQKFPSIQHKFWEKSPLDDINIEYAARDAYVAYQLYRTILACNYGQRHRLPPQATNNDIATRFNGWRRGFFIEHLQTRTSIGWHEATKWG from the exons ATGGATGAGGAAGGGAAGTTTAGCAATCCCAGCAGTGACAAGGATCAGGAAGAAGTGGTTAGCAATCAAAACAGTGATACGGATGAGGAGTTGTATGCTAGGACTGACATCACTGAAACCCGTAAGATGTTTGCACACACGGCTGATATTGAGGTTGTCTATACTGATGACACCCATAAAGTAGCCGAGATTATCGACAAGTACGAGCAATGGCTTATGAAGGAGAAATACAAGTTCGTGGGTCTTGACTTTGAGTATTGTGACCCAGAATATAAAGGTGACCATCGTATTGCGGTTGTTCAACTGTCGATGAACAATCATGTATTGGTATACCAATGGTCTAG TAGCCTGAAGTGGTGTCCGAAACTTATGGATTTCTTACGCAGCGGCGTACATTTTGCTAGTGTTGACATAAGGAATGACAAAATAGCAATCGAGCGAAGTTGGAATATTGAGATACCAGCTGAGTGCCACATTGATCTTCAAGACTTGTTCAAGCTCGATCGTGACAGGACTGGTATGGCTGACATGGCAGCCAGCCTCATAGACAGTAGCTACAAAGTAATGAAGCAGAAGTTCCCATCTATTCAGCACAAGTTCTGGGAGAAGAGTCCGCTTGATGATATTAATATTGAGTATGCAGCCAGAGATGCTTATGTTGCGTATCAACTGTATCGTACAATTCTTGCCTGCAACTATGGACAGCGGCACAGGCTACCTCCGCAAGCAACGAATAACGACATTGCAACCCGGTTCAACGGGTGGCGCAGAGGCTTCTTCATCGAGCATCTGCAAACTAGAACAAGTATTGGTTGGCACGAAGCGACCAAGTGGGGATGA